The genomic DNA CGGTGGGGGAGGACTGGCGTTTCGGCAAGGGCCGCCAAGGCGACGTGGCCATGCTGAAGGCCATGACAACGGAGTTGGGCTTCGATCTCCAGGCGCTCCCTCCTGTCATGATGGAAGGGGAGCGCATTAGCAGCACCCGCATCCGGCAAGCCGTCCGGGATGGCAGCATGGCGGCGGCCGCCCGCATGCTCGGGCGCCCCTACACCGTGGAGGGGAAAGTCGTGGAGGGCCGGAAGCTCGGCCGCCAGCTTGGCTTCCCCACCGCCAATGTGGAGCGGGGCGAGGAACAGTTTCCCCCGGACGGCGTCTGGGTGGTCCGGGCCAGCACCGGCCCCAAGGTTCTGCAGGGGGTGGCAAACCTCGGGGTGAGGCCCACGGTCGATGGCGAGCAGCGCCTGCTGGAGGTGCACCTCTTCGATTTCGCCGGGGATCTCTATGGCGCTACCCTGGAGGTCGAATTCGTGAGCTTTCTGCGCCCCGAGCAAAAGTTCGCATCCCTTGATGAGTTGAAGGCCCAGATCCGCTCCGACGCCGAGCAGGCAATGTATATACTCCGTGGCGCGGAGCCGGGCATGGCATGAATTTTCCCGGATTTTCCGCTTACCCTGCGGAAAACTGCCCTCTATAGATCGCGGAAACCCCGATGCCGATCTCCGATCGTTACCACGCCATCACATCTCGCGCCCGCCTTTTGGCCATCGCGCCGCTGACCTGTCTCCTGCTCGCGCAACCGCTTGCAGCCCAGACCCGCTCGGCACTTGCGGAAGCCGAATTGCAGCGCCGCGCGAACAACGCGCAGGAAGCTCAGGAACTACTCAAGAAAGGCGACGAGTCTTACGAGGCGGGTCGCTGGAAAGATGCGGTCGCCGCCTACACCGGTGCCCGCGAGTTGCTCCCGGATGCCCCGGCCACGGCCACCCTGCGGGACGCCGCCACCGAGCGCCTCGTCCAAGCCTCCGTGGAGCTTGCCCGCCAGGAGCGCCGCTTCGGCGATGTCGAGGGGGCGAAGGAAACCGTCGCCAAGGTGCTCGATTCCTCGGTCGCTCCCGGGGACACCTCCGCCGCGCAGGTGGAGGACGAGCTCAATGACCCGATCCGCACCAATCCGGCCGCCACGCTCGAGCATGGCAAGGATGTGGAGCAGGTCCGCATGCTTCTCTACAAGGCCGAGGGCTACAAGAATCTCGGCGAATTCCGCAAGGCCGGCCTCACCTTCGAGGATGTCCTCCGCATCGACCCGACCAACAAGGCCGCTCGCCGCGGCATGGAGCAGGTCACCAATATCCGCACCGACTACTACCGGGCCGCGCACGATCACTTCCGCTCGGAGATGTTGGCTGATGTGGACAAGGCTTGGGAGCTTCAGGTCCGTCCCACCATTTCCATTCCGGATGCCATCGGTCCCGCCGACAACGGCGTGGCGGACGAGCGCATGCTGATCTCGAACAAGCTCGACCGTTTGATCCTGCCCTCGGTGGATTTCGAGGGCACCAATATCCAGGAGGCGCTGGACTACCTCCGTGCGCAATCGATCAAGCTGGACACCTTTGAAACCGATCCGGCGCGGAAGGGCGTCAACTTCGTGCTCGATCTGGGTGCCGCGGATTCCGAGGCGGCCAAGGGCGTGATGGCCACACCCATCAACATCTCCCTGCGGAACGTGCCGATGTCGCAGGTTCTCTCTTACATCGGCGAGATCACCCGCACCACTTATGCGCCGCAGCAGTTCGCCGTGGTGGTTCACGCCTTGGGTGCCAAGTCGGCCGAAATGGTCACCCGCACCTACCGCGTGCCGCCGGATTTCCTCAGCAGCGGTGGAGCCGCTGCCGGGGGGGAGGGCGAGCTCGATCCCTTCGCGGAAGACAAGCCCGGCGAGGGCCTGCTCACCAGGAAGATGGATGCGATCACCGTGCTGAAGGGCCTCGGCGTGACCTTTCCTGAAGGTTCGACCGCCGTCTTCAACCCGGGTAACAGCACCCTGCGCGTGATCAACACGATCGATAACCATAGCCTTGTGGAACAGGCGGTGGATCAGGCGCAGAACACCCAGCCGACCATGGTGACGGTTCAGGTGCGGATGATCAAAACCCAGGAGCGCACGCTCAAGGAGCTGGGCTTCGACTGGCTGCTGTCCGACTTCCGCCTCGGTGGTGACGGGTTGACTCCCGGGATCCCCGTCGGCCACTTGAGCGGTGGTACCCAGAACCCGGCGAATCTGGCGGATGTCGCCCTGCCGCCCGGCGAGTATTTCCGCAATGCTCTCACCGCGGGTAACCGCAGTGGCACCGAGGCCATCACCGGCGACGCGATCGACGCGCGCATCCTTCAGCAGCAGCTCGGCTTCGCGCCGGGAGCTGCGCGCGCTCCGGGTGTTCTCTGGGCGAATGGTATTCTCAACAACACGAACCTGACCATGCTCATGCGCGGTCTGGATCAGAAGAAGGGCGTGGATTTCGTGGTCAGCCCTTCCACGGTGACGCGCAGTGGTCAGCAGTCGACCATCGAGATCATCCGCGAGTTCATCTACCCCGAGGAATACGAGCCCCCGGAATTGCCGAATACCGTCGGCGGTGGGGATGATATCATCGATCTGGATACCGGCGATATCTTCACCGAACCTGCTCCCTTGGTGCCGATCACTCCGGCGACTCCGACCTCCTTCACCAAGAGGGACGTGGGCGTGGTGCTGGACGTGCTTCCCACTGTTAGCGGCGATCGCCACTATGTGGATATTGCCCTGAAGCCGAGCCTCACCGACTTTGACGGCTTCATCAACTACGGCACGCCGATCACGAGCGCTGCTCCCGGCGGTATTGCAGGGAACCTCGGCATTACGCCGGCTTCCACGGTCGTGCTGACCAGCAATGAGATCCTGATGCCGGTCTTCTCGGTGATGAAAACCGAGACGAACCTCACCATCCAGGATGGTCATACCCTCGTTATCGGCGGCATGATGGAGTCCCGCGTCCAGGCCTTCGAAGATAAGACCAAGTTCTTCGGGGACATCCCGGTCATCGGTCGCATGTTCCAGAATGAAGGTTACGCGCCGGTCCGCACGGCGATCGTGTTCCTCGTCACCGTGAAGGTGCTGGATCCCTCGGGGGAAACTCCACGCGGTAATTGACCTCCGCTTGATTGGGGTGGAGCTTCGCGCTCCACCTTTTTTTGCCACCCGCCAATGCCATCACCCGACTCGGAACCGGAGAACTATTCCATCGACGACATGATGGACCGCTTGCGGTCGCGAGGCGAGGGAAGTTCTGACGGAGAAGCGCAGCTGGTCACCCGGGAAGACGGGACCCAGGTTTACAAGATGCGGAAGCGCAAGCGCCGCAGCCATCAGCCCAAGAAGGACAAGGAGCGCCGCAAGAAGCAGTTCCGGGTCGTTCAGGTCGTGGCCGCGGTGGGCTTGGTCGCAGTTACCGGTGCCGCCTTCCTGGCATCTTTCCTCTATCTCAACAGCGGCTCTTACAAGGACTCGGTCGTCGAGCGCATCGGTATCTGGACTGGGGCGGAGCCGAAGGTGACGGAACTCCGCTTGACCCCGGTGACCGCCGCGGCTTCCACACTCGAGTTGACGTGGCCGGAGGGTTCCATGCTCGGAAACCTGAAGTTTGGGCCCATCACCGGCGATCTGCAGACAGGCCCGCTCTTCGCGGGCAAGTGGAAAGGTAACGAGCTGCATGCGGCCCACGGCACACTCGTGCTGAAGAAGCCCGTGAAGGGTGGTGCGGCGGTGGCGTCCCGCCCCGCGGGAGCTGAATCGCCCTTCCAGTTCCGCTACCGTAGCAGCAAGTTCTCGGTGCTGGCGGGTGATCCTTCGAAGCCGGCCCTGTTCACGCGCGATGGAGAGGCATCCTTGCTCATGCTGCCGAATGCCGAATCGGCGAATTTCCAAATCGAGGGCGGCTCTCTCCAGATCGCTGGCTGGGGTGAGTTCGGCCTGAACTTCGCCTCGCTCCAGTTCGAGAAGGATACGATGCGGGTCGGCGGCCTGCGCCTTGCTCCTGTGATTGGAGACAAGGGCGAGCTCCGGATCGACAATCCGGGTGCCAAACCTTTCGATCTCGATGGCGGTGCCAATGAACTTGGCGTGAGATTGTTCCAAATGCCCGTGAGTGCTTTGCTCGGGCCATCGTTCGGCTCCTGGCTCACGATGACGGTGGAGACCCCGGAGAATGCGGAGGGCGGCAAGCTTTCACTCCGGCTCGGGGATGATCCGGAGTTATTTCTGCGCGTTCCCTTCCAAGCCCTTTCCACCACCGATACTTCGGCCTCCGCTCTGCCCATGTTCGAGGTGCTCGCTACCCACCTTCAGGAGCCGTGGTATCAGAGCCCGCGCTTTGAAGTGGAGGCGAAGGGCACCGTGGTGAAGACCGGCCAAGGGTCCGGCCTTGAAGATCTCAAGCTGGAGGCCCGCGGTCGTCTGGCACTCACGGGCAAGGTTTTCGCGAAGCCCGATGGAAGCTTGGATGGCACCTTGGAGGTAGGCCTTCCTGCCTCGGGCATGGGGAATGCAAGTTCTGAGCTCCGCTCCGTGTTCTCCCGGAAGGCGGGTGGCTGGCTCTGGGCCAGTGTCAAGATCAGCGGGAACTCCCGTAATCCCCAGGACAATCTGGAAACCCTGCTCGGCTCCTCCGCCGCGGCGGTTTCCCCTGCGAAGGGCGGCAACGACGCCTTGGAAGACGCCTTCAAGGAGCTCACCACTCCCGTCGCGAAGTAAGGAGGGAGGGGATACCGCTTGGCATCCCCCCGCTCGAGTTCTTGTCAGTCGTCCGTCACGCGGAAGTAGCAGCGCGTATCGGTGAAGCGGTCGATCGATACCAACTCCTCATGGCTGCTTCCGCTGGCGACCACCGTGCGGATGTCGGTCCATGAGCTCAGGCCCGTGCTGCGCTGGATCTTGTAGGCGCGCCCGGGCACGGACTTCCAACGGAAGCGCATCTGGTCGCTCTCCATCTCGCAGCTTTCGAGCTCGATCTTCTCGGCCGGGAGCACGCTGAAGAGGAAGCGGTTCGAGACCTCGGTGTAGGAGTCGTTCGTGAACATCGCCACGAAGTAATCGCCGGGCGGAAGATCCGGGAGTTGGAAAGTCACGCTGCCGGAACTCGCCCCGGCGAAGTAGAGGTAGGCTGTTAGAATATCCACCCCGGGCACATCGCCTTGCTTGAAGAGGCCGATCCAATCTTTCGGAATACCCGGACCGTTGCTGAAGTTCACGCTGAAGTCCTCGCCCGCCGGCACCGTGGCGGATGCCATGCTCACCGTGGTGATCTGCGTACCTACGGAGAATCGCACCCGGTCGGCGATTTCCTGGTAGCCGTCGTTCAAGCAGAAGGTGGCATAGTAATAACCCTTCGGCAGGTTGGCGAAGGTCCTTGTCCCCGCGGCCGTGGTGGCATAGCCCCACTGCACGGAAGGAGTGGCCGCCCCGGGATTCTGGTCGACCCGGTAAACGCCAATCCAATCCTTCGCCCCGGCAGGAGCATTCGCGAAGTCGACGGAGACTGTCTCCCCTTCGTCGTAGGCTTGCTCGGATGGTGTGAGCGTCACCTTGTTCCCGACATAGAAAGACACGCGGGGAGCAACCTCGGTGTAGCCGTCGTTGGTGAAGAAGGCGGCGAACCATTCGCCCACCGGCAGGTTGTAGTTCAGGTTCCGCGTCCCGTTCACCGGATTCGCGGCATCCACATAGCTCCACGTGGTGGAGGTGCTCGTGCCCGTGCCGCTGCCCGGGGTCTGGCCTTTCCGATAGATGCCGATCCAGTCCTTCGGCAGGCCGGGTCCGTTCTCGTAGGTGACTAGGATGTCCTCGTTCACGGG from Luteolibacter rhizosphaerae includes the following:
- a CDS encoding Amuc_1098 family type IV pilus outer membrane protein, with product MPISDRYHAITSRARLLAIAPLTCLLLAQPLAAQTRSALAEAELQRRANNAQEAQELLKKGDESYEAGRWKDAVAAYTGARELLPDAPATATLRDAATERLVQASVELARQERRFGDVEGAKETVAKVLDSSVAPGDTSAAQVEDELNDPIRTNPAATLEHGKDVEQVRMLLYKAEGYKNLGEFRKAGLTFEDVLRIDPTNKAARRGMEQVTNIRTDYYRAAHDHFRSEMLADVDKAWELQVRPTISIPDAIGPADNGVADERMLISNKLDRLILPSVDFEGTNIQEALDYLRAQSIKLDTFETDPARKGVNFVLDLGAADSEAAKGVMATPINISLRNVPMSQVLSYIGEITRTTYAPQQFAVVVHALGAKSAEMVTRTYRVPPDFLSSGGAAAGGEGELDPFAEDKPGEGLLTRKMDAITVLKGLGVTFPEGSTAVFNPGNSTLRVINTIDNHSLVEQAVDQAQNTQPTMVTVQVRMIKTQERTLKELGFDWLLSDFRLGGDGLTPGIPVGHLSGGTQNPANLADVALPPGEYFRNALTAGNRSGTEAITGDAIDARILQQQLGFAPGAARAPGVLWANGILNNTNLTMLMRGLDQKKGVDFVVSPSTVTRSGQQSTIEIIREFIYPEEYEPPELPNTVGGGDDIIDLDTGDIFTEPAPLVPITPATPTSFTKRDVGVVLDVLPTVSGDRHYVDIALKPSLTDFDGFINYGTPITSAAPGGIAGNLGITPASTVVLTSNEILMPVFSVMKTETNLTIQDGHTLVIGGMMESRVQAFEDKTKFFGDIPVIGRMFQNEGYAPVRTAIVFLVTVKVLDPSGETPRGN
- a CDS encoding bifunctional riboflavin kinase/FAD synthetase, with protein sequence MLRFTAIEDLALVRGPHHLALGVFDGVHLGHQEVIAKALAAREREGGTCGVLTFDPYPIRVLAPEKAPRRLLASLDHKAEILDRMGVDFLLALHFDLDRASQDAGEFVREIAAAGVKTIAVGEDWRFGKGRQGDVAMLKAMTTELGFDLQALPPVMMEGERISSTRIRQAVRDGSMAAAARMLGRPYTVEGKVVEGRKLGRQLGFPTANVERGEEQFPPDGVWVVRASTGPKVLQGVANLGVRPTVDGEQRLLEVHLFDFAGDLYGATLEVEFVSFLRPEQKFASLDELKAQIRSDAEQAMYILRGAEPGMA